The following are from one region of the Lineus longissimus chromosome 19, tnLinLong1.2, whole genome shotgun sequence genome:
- the LOC135503095 gene encoding ankyrin-3-like, whose amino-acid sequence MASKAVVKDNQTETYVKPATIFEACKRGEVHGVIEFIYKEAASDGESRLVHLVDSRDNSGDFPLHLSSRNGYNDVVNVLLDNAANVHVVNGDGDTPFHVACASGHLEIAKSLVAAGADPYCRNFKACTPLHVACTNGHIEICRFLLDTNSVDVNARAKDGSTPLYCAYEKFHRDVIRFLIENGGQSDMISRLHLYSLMGNLPKIVECLVRGSGVNSRDGYGRTPMHVASFMGFPDVVEELAKCGAYLNVKDNAQMTPFLYACKNGNILAASILLDREADHKILQTDGKNGLHLAAMFGNLDIVEAMLGIVAAIGGATGTDRFLTLEWKKRCQRRNSSEKDKKGKDLSKRSLSNRDSWASSKLDFDITKHDASSTQELCKESKTAPFRRLKDKFKKRKEKRIESAEVVSSLGVLMEFLESVDNDGRTPLLLACACGHAPVVSVLLEVGANPDASDKDDNSCIHIACQNDYTDIVVNLLQSGVKLNVKNNTGETPLHALVKNGNIALVNMFINHRVNVDAADMRKQTPLHLSCRYGHVVIARHLILSGARVSSRDLEDMTALHIACLYKQSQVVVLLLENSASVRIVDGKRNSPFHYACRSGDFDSVRLLLQKERISVNAFGEFGTALYEACANGHEKLCHFLIDKGANAKAYGKTGTPLHGACAGDYPSIAKLLLDHGANVTATNRDGDTPLHISCRRAVHQPGPFSTIELLLSRDSGQGLHARNTGARTPLVEVMFTVKESDNLVQIQGGINLHRGSAIFNQENDLHLSSILDRLLTHDSPISDAIYDTWTKEDHFRCRNLVLYYTVAMATLKYRNTFPLKALKYMLAVGEFQGISQMQTHAGIRILIGAMGKEPALLDDVRGHIITPLPLRSLCVASVRRRICKTRRWVSRDLVNSSRDISDEIKRQVLVDGLFTYA is encoded by the coding sequence ATGGCGTCCAAAGCCGTGGTCAAGGACAACCAAACCGAAACATACGTCAAGCCGGCAACCATCTTTGAGGCGTGCAAACGAGGGGAGGTCCACGGCGTCATCGAATTTATTTACAAGGAAGCTGCCTCCGACGGAGAGAGCCGATTGGTACATCTCGTGGACAGTCGGGATAACTCGGGAGATTTTCCGCTGCACTTGTCTTCTCGAAACGGATACAATGACGTAGTCAATGTACTGCTGGATAACGCCGCCAACGTGCACGTGGTCAACGGCGACGGGGACACGCCCTTCCACGTGGCGTGTGCCTCTGGTCATTTGGAAATTGCTAAGTCTTTAGTCGCGGCTGGTGCTGACCCTTACTGTAGAAACTTCAAGGCATGCACTCCATTACACGTGGCGTGCACAAACGGACACATAGAAATCTGCCGTTTTTTGCTGGACACCAACTCTGTTGATGTCAATGCGCGGgcaaaagatggcagcaccccTCTCTATTGCGCATACGAGAAATTTCACCGTGACGTCATCAGGTTTTTAATCGAAAATGGCGGACAATCTGATATGATTTCGAGGCTCCATTTGTACAGTTTGATGGGCAATCTCCCGAAAATTGTAGAGTGTCTAGTGAGGGGGAGTGGTGTCAACTCTAGAGACGGATACGGAAGGACTCCGATGCACGTGGCAAGTTTCATGGGGTTCCCGGATGTTGTTGAGGAGTTGGCAAAATGTGGTGCATATTTGAATGTAAAGGACAATGCACAGATGACACCATTTTTATACGCTTGTAAAAATGGTAATATTCTTGCCGCGTCAATTTTATTAGATCGCGAGGCAGATCATAAAATTCTGCAAACTGACGGAAAGAATGGCCTCCatttggcggccatgtttggcAACTTGGATATCGTGGAAGCAATGTTGGGCATCGTTGCTGcaataggtggcgccactggCACGGATCGGTTTCTTACCTTGGAGTGGAAAAAGAGATGTCAGCGGAGAAACTCTTCTGAGAAAGACAAGAAAGGTAAAGACCTGTCGAAGCGGTCATTGTCGAATCGCGATTCTTGGGCGTCGAGTAAGCTTGACTTCGACATCACAAAGCACGATGCAAGCTCCACGCAGGAGCTCTGCAAGGAGTCCAAGACAGCACCATTCCGTAGACTTAAAGACAAGTTTAAGAAACGGAAAGAGAAGAGGATTGAGTCTGCAGAAGTTGTATCAAGCCTTGGCGTGTTGATGGAGTTCTTGGAATCCGTGGACAACGATGGGCGCACCCCTTTGCTTCTTGCCTGCGCATGCGGCCATGCGCCAGTTGTTTCTGTTCTTCTCGAAGTAGGTGCAAACCCAGACGCCAGTGACAAGGACGACAACTCGTGTATTCACATTGCGTGTCAAAATGATTACACCGACATTGTTGTTAATTTGCTGCAGTCGGGAGTCAAATTGAACGTGAAAAACAACACTGGCGAAACCCCACTCCACGCATTGGTCAAAAATGGCAACATTGCTCTGGTCAATATGTTCATAAATCACAGAGTGAACGTAGATGCCGCCGACATGCGCAAACAAACGCCCTTGCATTTATCTTGCCGTTACGGTCACGTGGTCATAGCGAGACATCTCATCCTATCAGGAGCACGTGTTTCGTCACGTGACTTGGAAGACATGACCGCTTTGCACATTGCTTGCCTCTACAAACAGTCACAAGTGGTGGTGTTACTCCTCGAAAACTCCGCCAGTGTACGGATTGTCGACGGGAAAAGGAACTCCCCTTTTCACTACGCGTGCCGGTCTGGAGACTTTGACAGCGTCAGACTGCTACTCCAGAAGGAACGAATCAGTGTAAACGCGTTTGGGGAGTTCGGAACGGCGTTGTACGAAGCATGTGCAAACGGCCACGAAAAGTTGTGCCATTTCTTGATAGATAAAGGTGCTAATGCTAAAGCATATGGGAAAACGGGTACCCCCCTCCACGGAGCTTGCGCTGGGGATTACCCCAGTATAGCCAAGCTTCTGTTGGATCACGGCGCGAATGTTACTGCCACAAATCGCGACGGGGATACCCCGTTGCACATTTCCTGCCGTCGCGCGGTGCACCAGCCAGGCCCTTTCAGTACCATAGAACTTCTTCTCTCTCGGGACTCTGGCCAAGGTTTACACGCAAGGAATACAGGTGCGCGGACTCCTCTTGTAGAAGTGATGTTTACTGTCAAAGAATCGGACAACCTCGTCCAGATTCAAGGTGGAATCAACTTACACCGTGGCAGCGCTATCTTTAATCAAGAAAACGACCTACACCTGTCATCAATATTGGACAGGTTGCTCACCCACGATTCGCCGATTTCGGACGCTATTTATGACACTTGGACGAAAGAGGACCACTTCCGGTGCAGAAATCTGGTGCTTTATTAcactgttgccatggcaacattAAAATACAGGAACACTTTTCCTCTTAAAGCCTTGAAATATATGCTAGCTGTGGGCGAATTTCAGGGAATTTCTCAAATGCAGACACATGCTGGTATTCGAATACTTATTGGTGCTATGGGAAAAGAGCCAGctttacttgatgacgtcaggggGCACATCATCACTCCATTGCCTCTAAGATCCCTTTGCGTTGCAAGTGTTCGGCGGCGAATCTGCAAGACGCGCCGCTGGGTCTCACGGGATCTTGTGAATTCGTCACGTGATATTTCCGACGAAATTAAGAGACAGGTTCTTGTGGACGGGCTATTTACGTATGCTTAG